In Aquiflexum balticum DSM 16537, a single genomic region encodes these proteins:
- the eutB gene encoding ethanolamine ammonia-lyase subunit EutB — protein sequence MEKISRKTFLTHVGVISTSVLLFNSCDLGSSKNKNRITKAPLIGKPIENEDIFSYINRVSGKMNQTLYRQIIGSANEFKEGDLTLGISAASEDSRLNARKLLSNTKIDDLKTHSLFTDEVYQLIQQSTDSNTELDDWTLGELKSFILTKSELEIKEIMPALSSDVIACVVKLMSNDELIQVGQKVFNPIPGTKIGSKGYMSARVQPNSPTDNPNDIVWQVFDAWSYGVGDLVLGTNPVSSDPKSVAEIEKALFDVISTFDLESTLPNCVLSHIDVQAEAEKIYPGTTGIWFQSIAGTVKANQTFDVSIEKMAQHMETRKGKFGLYAETGQGADFTNGHGEGFDMVVHESRKYGFVRALKIQLEEGKTPDQFPWVYVNDVAGFIGPEVFKSKEQLVRCCLEDTVMGKLHGLTIGLDICSTLHMDVTLDDLDWCIEQIMPANPAYLMALPTKNDPMLSYLTTAFNDHVRIREKFDYKINDAMWDFFKKIEIIGEDNQPTGHFGDPTWVYYQYRLAKKDLRTKEEILAEGRRMIGEIENRGVPIAQGFGENHWDLNPELDKKVRFLYEDAKISLWTEMTDSFVKSIPNAIGVSTLSFDKKDYVYHPESGEQLGKKAVRELKAIQRAWGEQIPDVQIIISDGLNAKALMDEGHLFPFLEKLTDQLYQKGIIISPQHIVFTHGRVRAGYAAGEQLFGSLSFFDRKTGIIHIIGERPGSGHHNFSAYITAATIDKWANKGSVDHDVTKVVSGISDTALLPYQAAEEVANIFEELLINKV from the coding sequence ATGGAGAAAATCAGCCGAAAGACCTTCTTGACACATGTAGGGGTCATCAGCACCTCAGTATTGCTGTTCAATTCATGTGACCTTGGTTCATCAAAAAATAAAAACAGAATCACAAAAGCGCCTCTTATCGGAAAGCCAATTGAGAATGAAGACATTTTTTCTTATATCAATAGAGTCTCGGGTAAAATGAACCAAACACTTTACCGTCAGATCATTGGATCGGCCAATGAATTCAAGGAAGGTGATCTCACTTTGGGAATTTCAGCAGCCTCTGAGGATTCCCGCCTAAATGCCCGTAAGCTCCTTTCCAACACCAAAATCGATGACCTGAAAACACACAGCCTTTTCACCGATGAAGTTTATCAACTTATCCAACAATCTACTGATTCAAATACTGAATTAGATGACTGGACCTTAGGTGAACTGAAGTCTTTTATCCTGACGAAATCAGAATTGGAAATCAAGGAAATCATGCCTGCTTTGAGCAGTGATGTGATTGCCTGTGTGGTCAAGCTGATGAGCAATGATGAATTGATCCAAGTGGGGCAAAAAGTGTTTAACCCTATCCCTGGAACAAAAATCGGAAGCAAGGGCTATATGAGTGCAAGGGTTCAGCCCAACTCCCCTACTGACAATCCTAATGACATTGTATGGCAGGTATTTGATGCATGGTCTTATGGTGTGGGTGATCTGGTATTGGGTACCAATCCGGTTTCAAGCGATCCTAAGTCAGTTGCTGAAATCGAAAAAGCTCTTTTTGATGTCATCTCCACCTTTGATCTGGAATCTACCTTACCCAATTGCGTCCTTTCGCATATCGATGTCCAGGCAGAAGCTGAAAAAATCTATCCCGGAACCACAGGAATCTGGTTTCAGAGTATAGCAGGCACTGTCAAAGCCAATCAGACCTTTGATGTTTCCATTGAAAAAATGGCGCAACATATGGAAACAAGAAAAGGCAAGTTTGGACTCTATGCGGAGACCGGACAGGGCGCAGACTTTACCAACGGACATGGGGAGGGATTTGACATGGTTGTCCATGAATCCAGAAAATATGGTTTTGTAAGGGCATTAAAAATCCAATTGGAAGAAGGTAAAACACCTGATCAATTCCCTTGGGTATATGTGAATGATGTGGCTGGATTTATTGGTCCGGAGGTGTTCAAATCCAAGGAACAGTTGGTCCGCTGCTGTTTGGAAGATACAGTCATGGGCAAACTGCATGGGCTGACCATAGGTTTGGACATTTGCTCCACCCTGCACATGGATGTGACTTTGGATGACCTGGATTGGTGTATCGAACAAATTATGCCTGCCAATCCTGCTTACCTGATGGCCCTGCCCACCAAAAATGATCCCATGTTGAGCTATCTGACCACGGCATTTAATGACCATGTCAGAATTCGGGAAAAATTCGACTACAAAATCAACGATGCGATGTGGGATTTTTTCAAAAAGATAGAGATCATTGGGGAGGATAATCAACCAACCGGACATTTCGGAGATCCAACTTGGGTCTATTACCAATACCGGCTTGCCAAAAAAGACCTGCGGACCAAAGAGGAAATTTTGGCTGAGGGCCGAAGGATGATCGGAGAAATAGAAAACAGGGGTGTCCCCATTGCCCAAGGCTTTGGGGAAAACCATTGGGATTTGAATCCTGAGCTGGACAAAAAGGTCCGTTTCCTCTATGAAGATGCCAAAATAAGCTTGTGGACAGAAATGACGGATTCATTCGTCAAGTCAATTCCAAATGCGATTGGCGTTAGTACTTTATCTTTTGACAAGAAGGATTATGTCTATCATCCTGAGTCAGGAGAACAATTGGGCAAAAAAGCAGTAAGGGAGTTAAAAGCCATCCAAAGAGCTTGGGGTGAACAAATCCCGGATGTTCAGATCATCATTTCAGATGGACTGAATGCAAAAGCCTTGATGGATGAAGGCCATTTGTTCCCGTTCCTTGAAAAACTGACAGATCAGCTTTATCAAAAAGGCATTATCATCAGTCCTCAGCATATTGTTTTTACCCATGGAAGGGTAAGGGCAGGATATGCTGCCGGAGAGCAGTTGTTCGGTTCGCTTTCCTTCTTCGATAGGAAAACAGGAATTATCCATATCATTGGAGAAAGGCCCGGTTCCGGGCACCATAATTTTTCTGCCTACATCACTGCAGCAACCATTGACAAATGGGCCAACAAGGGTTCAGTTGACCATGATGTTACCAAAGTGGTTTCAGGTATTTCCGATACTGCACTTCTTCCCTATCAAGCGGCAGAAGAGGTGGCCAACATTTTTGAGGAATTACTGATTAACAAAGTCTAA
- a CDS encoding M28 family peptidase: MRNRIILFFVFPLLLWSCGSDKVSDKIQEPITYKPVPEFSADSAYSFIQQQVDFGPRVPNTEGHRKTRDWLIQKFKDFGMEVQTQDFQVKTWDNQLFNLSNIIASYNPSAKKRVLLAAHWDTRRIADKDTQRLDEPIDGANDGGSGVGVLLEIARIINSSEIKPEIGIDIILFDGEDDGEPEHMNLRNNSQIWWCLGSQYWSKNTHVTGYSAYYGILVDLVGAKGARFYREGHSMQYGKSIVNKIWNFAAELGYSDFFIMRDAPEIIDDHVFVNRDAGIPMINIVEFSPDSGFGHYHHTHLDNMDIIDKRSLRAVGQTVLFTIYQE; encoded by the coding sequence ATGAGGAATAGGATTATATTGTTTTTTGTCTTTCCGCTACTTCTTTGGTCTTGTGGAAGCGATAAGGTTTCTGATAAAATCCAAGAGCCCATTACCTATAAACCTGTCCCTGAATTCTCAGCGGATTCAGCTTATTCCTTTATTCAACAGCAGGTTGATTTTGGTCCAAGAGTGCCCAATACGGAAGGGCATAGAAAAACAAGGGACTGGCTGATACAGAAATTCAAAGATTTTGGAATGGAAGTCCAAACTCAGGATTTTCAGGTAAAAACCTGGGACAATCAGTTATTCAATTTATCAAACATCATCGCATCCTACAATCCTTCGGCCAAAAAAAGAGTGCTTTTGGCAGCACATTGGGATACCAGAAGAATTGCCGACAAGGATACTCAGCGATTAGATGAACCTATCGATGGCGCTAATGACGGAGGGTCCGGAGTGGGTGTTCTGCTTGAAATTGCCCGAATAATCAACAGTTCAGAAATCAAACCTGAAATAGGTATAGACATCATACTCTTTGACGGGGAAGATGATGGGGAGCCTGAACATATGAATTTGAGAAACAATTCCCAAATCTGGTGGTGTCTTGGTTCCCAATACTGGTCAAAAAACACCCATGTCACTGGATATTCAGCCTATTACGGTATCTTGGTGGACCTTGTTGGTGCCAAAGGGGCAAGGTTCTACCGAGAGGGACATTCCATGCAGTATGGAAAAAGCATTGTCAATAAAATATGGAATTTCGCAGCAGAATTGGGATATTCAGACTTCTTTATCATGCGTGACGCTCCCGAAATCATCGATGACCATGTTTTTGTCAATCGCGATGCCGGGATCCCAATGATAAACATAGTGGAATTCTCCCCTGATTCAGGCTTCGGCCATTACCACCATACCCACTTGGATAATATGGATATTATTGATAAAAGAAGCCTGCGAGCTGTAGGACAAACGGTTTTGTTCACTATTTATCAAGAATAA
- the cysS gene encoding cysteine--tRNA ligase, producing MKQNTLKIYNTLSRKKEDFDPLSPPHVGMYVCGPTVYGDAHLGHARPAITFDTVNRYLTHLGYKVRYVRNITDVGHLQGDADEGEDKIAKKAKLEQLEPMEVAQQYTDTYHRDMEALNTWKPSIEPRATGHIPEQIALVQGILDEGLGYEVNGSVYFDVLKYNEKYQYGKLSGRVLEELMSGSRDLDGQGEKRNPVDFALWKHASPEHLMKWESPWGIGFPGWHLECTAMSSKYLGKQFDIHGGGMDLMFPHHECEIAQGNACNHQDPAKYWMHNNMITINGQKMGKSLGNFITLQELFAGKHALLEQAYSPMTIRYFILTAHYRSTLDFSNEALKAAQKGYKKIINGLRIAKSLEFKADDTIPLDDIQIKQVEQSIHSAFRAMDDDFNTAQAIGHLFNLLKKINSVYTGQLQSGVFGRDVFEKMNQTYIVFVEKILGLKEEKTENQQGLLDVVLAIYSDVKTAKNYNKVDEIRSSLKDLGIVVKDMKDKIDWAYEE from the coding sequence ATGAAACAAAACACCCTCAAAATATACAACACCCTTTCCCGCAAGAAAGAAGATTTTGACCCGCTAAGTCCGCCTCATGTGGGCATGTATGTCTGCGGACCAACAGTTTATGGCGATGCCCACTTGGGCCATGCAAGACCTGCCATCACATTTGATACAGTCAACAGGTACTTGACTCACCTGGGCTATAAAGTCCGCTATGTTAGGAACATCACTGATGTGGGTCACTTACAGGGTGATGCGGATGAAGGAGAAGATAAAATTGCCAAAAAAGCCAAACTGGAACAACTGGAACCCATGGAGGTGGCCCAACAATATACGGACACCTATCACAGGGATATGGAAGCACTGAATACCTGGAAGCCTAGTATAGAACCCCGTGCAACAGGCCACATTCCGGAACAGATTGCTTTGGTTCAAGGCATTCTTGATGAAGGTTTGGGCTATGAGGTAAATGGTTCGGTTTACTTCGATGTACTCAAATACAATGAGAAATATCAATATGGAAAACTTTCCGGAAGGGTATTGGAGGAATTGATGAGTGGAAGCAGGGATTTGGATGGACAAGGGGAAAAGAGAAACCCTGTGGATTTTGCTTTATGGAAGCATGCCTCTCCCGAACACCTGATGAAATGGGAATCACCTTGGGGAATAGGTTTTCCCGGATGGCATTTGGAATGTACAGCAATGAGTTCAAAGTATTTGGGTAAGCAATTTGACATACACGGAGGTGGTATGGATCTGATGTTTCCCCATCATGAATGCGAAATTGCCCAAGGAAATGCCTGCAACCATCAGGATCCTGCCAAATACTGGATGCACAACAACATGATCACTATCAACGGACAAAAAATGGGCAAATCCCTTGGCAACTTCATTACCCTTCAGGAGTTGTTTGCAGGAAAACATGCCCTTTTGGAACAGGCTTATAGTCCGATGACCATCCGTTATTTTATATTGACTGCACATTATAGATCTACTTTGGATTTTTCAAATGAAGCCCTTAAAGCAGCTCAAAAAGGTTATAAAAAAATCATCAATGGACTAAGAATTGCCAAGAGTCTTGAATTCAAGGCTGATGATACTATTCCTTTAGATGACATTCAGATCAAACAAGTGGAGCAAAGTATTCATAGTGCTTTCCGTGCGATGGATGATGACTTTAATACTGCACAGGCCATCGGGCATTTATTCAATCTGTTGAAAAAAATCAATTCAGTATATACTGGACAGTTGCAAAGCGGCGTATTTGGAAGGGATGTTTTTGAAAAAATGAATCAGACTTATATTGTTTTTGTTGAAAAAATATTGGGTCTAAAAGAAGAAAAAACTGAAAACCAACAAGGGCTATTAGATGTTGTATTGGCTATTTACAGTGATGTCAAAACAGCAAAGAATTATAATAAAGTGGATGAAATCAGGTCTTCTTTAAAAGACTTGGGTATTGTGGTCAAAGACATGAAAGATAAAATTGACTGGGCATATGAGGAATAG